A stretch of DNA from Actinomycetes bacterium:
ACCATGCGGTCGTTCCGGCTCCTGGCCGTCTACGGGCCGACCATCAAGCTGCTCGGCAACACCACCGTCGCGGTCGTGCTCCTGTACGGCGGCGTCCGCGCGCTCGACCAGCAGATGACCGTCGGGGTGCTGGCGGCGTTCCTGCTCTACCTGCGGCGCTTCTTCGAGCCGATGCAGGAGCTGAGCCAGTTCTACAACTCGCTGCAGTCAGGCGCGGCCGCGCTCGAGAAGCTCGCCGGCGTGCTCGACGAGCCCCCGTCGGTGCCGGAGCCGCCGCAGCCGGTGTCCAGGTCGAGGGCGGCCCGGGGTGCCGTCCGCTTCGAAGGCGTGCGCTTCGGCTACCGCGACCGGCCGGTCCTGCCCCACCTCGACCTCGACATCCCGGCCGGGCAGACGGTCGCCCTGGTGGGGGAGACCGGGGCGGGCAAGACGACCGTCGCCCGGCTGCTCGCCCGCTTCTACGACCCCCAGGCCGGCCGCGTCACCCTCGACGGCGTCGACCTGCGCGACCTGGCCGAGGAGGAGCTGCGGCGGGCGGTGGTGATCGTCACCCAGGAGAGCTTCCTGTTCTCGGGCACGGTCGCCGACAACGTCTCCTTCGGCCGCCCGGGCGCCTCCCGGGCCGAGGTCGAGCGGGCGGCCCGCGCGATCGGCGCCCACGGCTTCATCGCGGCCCTCCCCGACGGCTACGACACCGACGTGCGCAAGCGCGGCGGCCGCCTCTCCGCCGGCCAGCGCCAGCTCGTCGCGTTCGCGCGCGCCTTCCTGGCCGACCCGGCCGTGCTCGTCCTCGACGAGGCGACCTCCTCGCTGGACGTGCCGAGCGAGCGGCTGGTGCAGCGCGCCCTGCGCACGATCCTGGCCGACCGGACCGCCGTGATCATCGCCCACCGCCTGTCCACGGTCGAGATCGCCGACCGGGTGCTGGTCGTCCACGGCGGTCGCGTGGTCGAGGACGGCACCCCGGCCGGCCTGCTCGCCGGCCCGGGCCGCTACGCCGACCTGCGCCGTGCCTGGCTGGACAGCCTGGCGTGACCTGGCGACCGCCTGACCTCACCACGGCCTGGCCTGGCGACCGCCCGGCCTGGCCACCGTCCCGCCTGGCCTGAACACCGCCTGGCCTGAACACCGCCTGGCCTGGCCTGAACACCGCCTGGCCTGGCCACCGTCCGGCCTGACCTGACCACGACCAGCCTGGCGACCGCCTGACCTGGTCGGCCGCTCAGGCGGGGATCGCGGCCCCCGCCTGGTCGCCAGTAGCCGCCCGCCGGTGCTTCTGCAAGTAGTCGGTGAACTTCCAGCGGTCCAGGAACTTGGTGCCGGCCTTGCGGCCCTGCTCGTACAACCGGTCCTGGGTGTCCTCGTCGATGTCGAAGTCAGTCGCCTTGACGCCGAGACTGTCAACGAACATCGTCCGGTCCACGACCGCCGGGTCGTCCAGGTGCATCTGGTCGTGAGCGGTGGACATCGTGCCCACCAGGGCCATGGCCAGCTCGAGGGGACCGTCGATGTGCGGCGGGTCAGCGCGCAGGTTGGCGTCCGGCCTGGCCGACAGCTTCACCCCGAAGGTCGGCCAGCGCGGATCCTGGCCGTCCCGCCGGTCGAACACGTCGATCGGGAAGTTGGAGAGCATGCCGCCGTCGGTGAGGTAGACCGGGCCGTTGCGGCCGGCCACCTGCAGCTTGCAGGGCTGGAAGAAGAACGGGATCGACGCCGACGCCCGCACCGCGTCGGCGACCGGCAGCTCGTCGACCTGGTCCTGCGGCGTCCCGATCAGGTGATAGTCCCAGGGCAGCCGCAGCAGCCTGTTGTCGGAGACGTCGGAGACGATGACGACCAGCTTGTAGGCCTGCTCGGGCCGGAGCGCGCTCCGCGGGTCCTCCTCGGGGGTGATCCGGAGGTCGCCCCAGGTGCGCCTGCCGGCGGCGGCGAGCTGGGCCGAGACCCAGTCGTGGAGCCAGTCTCCCTTGTAGATGCCCTTCCTGAGCAGCAGGTTCGCGCCCTTGCCAAGGACCCCGAAGCGGCTCAGAAGGGTCTCGTCGCGGAACTTCCGGTAGTCGAGCTCGCGCATCAGCCGCTCGAGCTCGTCGACCTCGATCCCTGCGGCGACCAGGCACCCGGCCACGGCACCGGCCGACGTCCCGGCCACCCGCGGGAACTCGTACCCGGCCTCGCGCAGCGTGCTGATCGCGCCGACCAACCCGATCCCCTTGACACCGCCACCCTCGAGGACGAGGTCCGCCCGTTCCATGCCAGCCTCCCATCGTGCGTGGACAGTCTGTCCTGGGTGGAGAGAGGCTGACGGCGCCGCCCTGATACACACGACCGGCCGGGCCGGCGCCCGCGGCACCCGACCACGGGTCAGCGTGCGCGTCTCGGGGTCGGCGCGGGCAGGTGGATGCGCCCGCCGGCGCGGGCCCGGGCCTCGGCGATGCGGCGCTCGGCGAGCCGGTCGGCGGCGACCGCCGGGGGGACCCCCTCGTCGGCGGCCAGCCGCAGCACCCGGCGGGTGGTGTCGAGGATCCCGGCCGCCCGGGCCCGGGCCCGTGGCTCGGAGTAGCCGCCGATCTCGTCGGCCACCTGGATCAACCCCCCGGCGTTCACCACGTAGTCGGGCGCGTAGAGCACGCCCCGGTCCTCGAGCAGCTTCTCCACGCCCGGGGCGGCGAGCTGGTTGTTGGCCCCGCCACAGACCACCCGGGCCTGAAGCGCGGCCACGGTCTGGTCGTCGAGCGCGCCGCCGAGCGCGCAGGGCGAGAACACGTCGAGCGCGAGCCCCGGCAGCGCGTCCACGGCCACCGCGTCGACCTCGGGGCAGGCCGCCCGAACGCGCGCCACGGCCGCGGCGCTGACGTCGGCGACCACCACCGACGCGCCGCCGGCGAGCAGATGCCCGACCAGGCGGCGGCCGACCTTGCCGACGCCGGACACCCCGACCCGCCGGCCCGCAAGCGTCGGCGTGCCCCAAACCGCCTCGGCGGCCGCCCGCATGCCCTGGAACACCCCCAGGGCGGTGAGGATCGAGGAGTCGCCCGCACCCCCGGCCGCCGGGGAGCGGCCGGTGACGAACGCGCACTCGCGCGCGACCACGTCCATGTCCTCAACGTAGGTGCCGACGTCGCAGGCGGTGAGGTAGCGTCCCCCGAGCGACTGCACGAAGCGCCCGTAGGACTCGAGCAGCGCCTCGGACTTGTCGGTCGCGGGGTCCCCGAGGATCACCGCCTTGCCGCCGCCCAGGTCCAGCCCTGAGCACGCCGCCTTGTAGGCCATGGCCCGGGACAGGTCCAGGACGTCGGCGAGGGCGTCAGCCTCCGACCGGTAGGGGTGGAAGCGGGTGCCGCCCAGCGCCGGCCCCAGCGCCGTCGAGAAGATCGCGACGATCGCCCGCAGGCCGGTCGTGGGGTCCTGGCAGAAGACGACCTGCTCGTGCCCGGTCTGCCGATCGAACACCGTCACGCGCGTGCTCCTTCGCCTCTCGTCGCGTCCAGGGCGCCGGTGCTCCGGCACGACCACTGATTCTCGGGCCCGGCCCGAGCCGGAGGCAAACCGGCAGCGGTCCCCGGCGGACCCTCCGCCCCTGGCTCAGACGCCGGCCGGGGGCGCGGCCGTGGCCAGGCGCCGGCAGGGGCGCCGCACGACCGGCATCGACGGGCAGGCCATGCCGGAGCCCCGGCTCGCCCACAGCCGGTGGTCACCGGCTCGACCGGGGTGATAGCTTGCTCCGAATCGCGGAGGGAGGATGCGGGGATGGCGCGCCGAACGCTCGTCGTGGTCATGGCGCTCGGCCTGGTCGCGGCGTTCGCCCTGCCCGCCCAGGCGAGCTGGACGGTCGGCCCGGCCGCCACGGTGGCGCCGTCCGGGTGCCGCCCGGCCCGGACAGCCGGCGACGCCGCCGCCGGCCCCGACGGCGTGGTCCGCGGCTTCGCCAGCTTCCAGGGCGGCACCTGCCCCGGCGCGGCCGGTCTGCGCTGGTTCGAGGGGCCCGGCGGGCACTGGCGGCAGCGGGTCGCGCCCTACCAGGGCCGGGTCCTCGCGGCCGCCGACGACGGCGCCTCCACCTGGGTGCTCTACGCCGCCGCGGACGGCACCCGCCTGGCCGCCGCCACCCGCGCGGGCGCGTTCGGCCCCAGCACCAAGCTGTCGGCCACCGCCGCCTTGGCCGGCGACCTGGTCGCGGCCGGCGGGCGCTGGTGGGCGGTGTGGACCGAGCGCACCAGCGCCAGCGGCCTTGTCTCCCTGTTCCAGGCCAGGACGCTCGGCGCCGCGGTGGCGCGGCAGCGCGTCACCGTCTCCGCCACGGTCGACGGCCATCCGAGCCTGGCCAGGGCGGCCAGCGGCACCGCCGTGCTGGTGTTCGACCGCACCAACCCGGCGACCCGGCGCTCCGACCTGATCATCGGCCGCAACCCCGGCAGCGCGTGGCAGTGGCGCTCGCTCACCACCGACGGGGCCTCGCGGAGCCCCTCGCTGGCCATGGCCGGGCAGACCACCCACGTCGCCTGGCAGCGCGGCACCCGGATCGTCCACACCGACAACGGCACCGGGACCTTCCGGACCCACACGTTCGCCACCCCGGGCGCCGGACCGAGCCTGGCCGTCTCCGCCAGCCGGGTGCACCTGGCCTGGACGATGGCCCGCACCGGCAAGCCGCCGCACGTCTTCCTGGCCGAGCGGAGCGGCAGCAACTGGGTCGGCAGCGACGTCACCCCGGCGGCCGGCACCCCCGAGACCGCGCTGGCCGTGGCCTCCTCCGCCGGCACCGCCACCGTCCTCGGCGCCGAAACGGCGCGCCTGTGGGCCAAGACCCAGGCCCGGCCGGGCACCGCCTCGTTCCGGCGCCTCGGCGCCTGGGTCGACTACCTCGACTACAGCCTCGACCCGGCCGCCGCCGTGCGCGACATGGCCGCCAACGGCGTGCGCACCCTCTACCTCGAGACCGCCCGCTACAACAGCACCAGCGACATCCTCTTCCCGGCCAAGGTGGGGGAGTGGATCGAGCGGGCTCACGCCGCCGGGATCAAGGTCGTCGGCTGGTACTTCCCGGCCTACAGCGAGTACCTCGACCTCGACGTGCGCCGCACCCTGGCCGTGGCCCGCTTCCGCAGCCCCACCGGGCAGCGGTTCGACGCCCTCGCCGTCGACATCGAGTACCAGGCGGCCAGCAGCGGCCCGGCCGAGTTCAACGCCGGCGTCACCACCCATCTGGCCCGGGTCCGGGCCAACCTCGGCGGCAGCTACCCCATCGGGGCGATCGTGCCCGCGCCGCTCGGCATGGCCCTCAACCCGGCCGCCTGGTCCGGGTTCCCGTGGGCGGCGGTCGGACGCTACGCCGACGTCGTCCAGCCGATGGGCTACTGGTCCTACCGCAGGGACTGCCCGGCCAACCCTCGGCACTGCCCCTACCAGTACACCACTGGCAACGTCGCCGCCGCGGCGCGCTCCACCGGCCTGCCCGTGCACGTCATCGGCGGGATCGGCGACGCCGTCAGCACCACCGGCGTGAGCGACTTCGTCCGCGGCGCCCGCGACGCCCGCGCCCACGGCGGCAGCCTGTACGACTACCGCACCACCGCACCCTCGTTCTGGCCCGCCCTCCAGCAGCTCAACCAGCTCTGACCAGCGCGAACCGCACCGGCGGTGGTAGCCGGCCGGTGGTGCCGACGGGCAGGTGGGCGCCGGCTGCTCACGGCGGGCGGCCGGGACCCGGGTGGAAGGCCCGGCCGCTTCTCCTATGCTGGGCCCGGCAGGGATGCGCCAACAGGGATGCGCCAGCGGGGAGGTGGACATGGCGCGGGCGGTCGCGCTGCTCGCCGGGGCCGGTCTGGCGGCAGCGGCGGCGCACCTTGCGCCGGCGCTCACCGCCTTCGAGCCCGTGCGGCGGCGGGCAACCCCCAGGCTGGCCGGC
This window harbors:
- a CDS encoding ABC transporter ATP-binding protein; the protein is MSAQGLGQWRGVAAEQADEVPSGVSALLRSRSRRLLGSLLRPHRRRLGLLLAVVLVENAAAMAGPYLVKLGIDRGIPPVTRGGGAGPLAAIVALLVLAAVVQAVTLRVFLVQAGRLGQQLLYDLRTRVFDHFQRLSLSFHERYTSGRVISRLTSDMDAIAEVLDGGLEEVVTAVLSVASIGVIILLLDWPLGLVTLCVFPLLLLLTRWFRRRSAAAYRRTREAVALVIVWFTESLGGIRAVQAFRREPRNQEIFDGLNRDYQAATMRSFRLLAVYGPTIKLLGNTTVAVVLLYGGVRALDQQMTVGVLAAFLLYLRRFFEPMQELSQFYNSLQSGAAALEKLAGVLDEPPSVPEPPQPVSRSRAARGAVRFEGVRFGYRDRPVLPHLDLDIPAGQTVALVGETGAGKTTVARLLARFYDPQAGRVTLDGVDLRDLAEEELRRAVVIVTQESFLFSGTVADNVSFGRPGASRAEVERAARAIGAHGFIAALPDGYDTDVRKRGGRLSAGQRQLVAFARAFLADPAVLVLDEATSSLDVPSERLVQRALRTILADRTAVIIAHRLSTVEIADRVLVVHGGRVVEDGTPAGLLAGPGRYADLRRAWLDSLA
- a CDS encoding patatin-like phospholipase family protein, which produces MERADLVLEGGGVKGIGLVGAISTLREAGYEFPRVAGTSAGAVAGCLVAAGIEVDELERLMRELDYRKFRDETLLSRFGVLGKGANLLLRKGIYKGDWLHDWVSAQLAAAGRRTWGDLRITPEEDPRSALRPEQAYKLVVIVSDVSDNRLLRLPWDYHLIGTPQDQVDELPVADAVRASASIPFFFQPCKLQVAGRNGPVYLTDGGMLSNFPIDVFDRRDGQDPRWPTFGVKLSARPDANLRADPPHIDGPLELAMALVGTMSTAHDQMHLDDPAVVDRTMFVDSLGVKATDFDIDEDTQDRLYEQGRKAGTKFLDRWKFTDYLQKHRRAATGDQAGAAIPA
- a CDS encoding Glu/Leu/Phe/Val dehydrogenase dimerization domain-containing protein, with the protein product MFDRQTGHEQVVFCQDPTTGLRAIVAIFSTALGPALGGTRFHPYRSEADALADVLDLSRAMAYKAACSGLDLGGGKAVILGDPATDKSEALLESYGRFVQSLGGRYLTACDVGTYVEDMDVVARECAFVTGRSPAAGGAGDSSILTALGVFQGMRAAAEAVWGTPTLAGRRVGVSGVGKVGRRLVGHLLAGGASVVVADVSAAAVARVRAACPEVDAVAVDALPGLALDVFSPCALGGALDDQTVAALQARVVCGGANNQLAAPGVEKLLEDRGVLYAPDYVVNAGGLIQVADEIGGYSEPRARARAAGILDTTRRVLRLAADEGVPPAVAADRLAERRIAEARARAGGRIHLPAPTPRRAR